A genomic stretch from Spongiibacter nanhainus includes:
- the argS gene encoding arginine--tRNA ligase — MKDTVAQLLEQALKSLMAKGTWPDDLPINIQVERTRDKSHGDFASNVAMTLAKPLKSNPRAIAQQIIDALPDSEQVTKVEIAGPGFINFFMNEASQFQIVEQIFAQGEQFGRRADQGQRIQVEFVSANPTGPLHVGHGRGAAYGASVAAMLEAAGYDVSREYYVNDAGRQMDILGTSVWLRYLQACGEDLPFPSNGYQGDYIRHYGEDLHHSHGDTLRHSAAEVMADIPADAPEGGDKELHIDGLINRAKSLLGKDYQIPFAKGLDEILGDIRTDLEEFGVHFQAWFSERSLTVDPNQVEAAIARLEDKGFIEVRDGAKWFLSTQFGDDKDRVVQRDNGQTTYFASDIAYHLNKFERGFDRVVNIWGADHHGYIARVKAALQALDVDPERLIIRLVQFVSLFRGDEQVQMSTRSGSFVTLRELRQEVGDDAARFFYIMRKADQATDFDLELAKSQSKDNPVYYIQYAHARVASILRKLDEAGEGWSQETGLAALPVLSEEVEKQLLVRLARYPEVLANAAEQFEPHSLAHYLRELAGEFHSYYNAHKILGEERALRDARLALSVAVQQVLRNGLNLLGVSAPEEM, encoded by the coding sequence ATGAAAGACACCGTCGCCCAGTTATTGGAACAGGCTCTGAAGTCACTGATGGCCAAGGGCACCTGGCCGGATGATCTGCCCATCAATATTCAGGTGGAACGCACCCGGGACAAGTCCCACGGCGACTTTGCCAGCAATGTGGCCATGACCCTGGCCAAGCCGCTGAAGTCCAACCCGCGAGCCATCGCCCAACAGATTATTGATGCCCTGCCCGACAGTGAGCAGGTCACCAAGGTGGAAATCGCCGGGCCGGGCTTTATCAACTTCTTTATGAACGAGGCCAGCCAGTTCCAGATCGTCGAGCAGATTTTCGCCCAGGGCGAGCAGTTTGGCCGCCGCGCCGATCAGGGCCAGCGCATTCAGGTGGAATTTGTCTCCGCCAACCCCACCGGGCCGCTGCACGTGGGTCACGGCCGGGGCGCCGCCTATGGCGCCAGTGTCGCCGCCATGTTGGAAGCCGCTGGCTACGACGTCAGCCGGGAGTACTACGTCAACGACGCCGGTCGGCAAATGGATATCCTCGGCACCAGTGTCTGGCTGCGCTATCTGCAGGCCTGCGGCGAGGACCTGCCCTTCCCCAGCAACGGCTATCAGGGCGACTACATCCGCCACTACGGCGAAGACCTGCACCACAGCCACGGCGATACCTTGCGCCACAGCGCCGCCGAGGTCATGGCCGATATCCCCGCCGATGCACCGGAGGGCGGCGACAAGGAATTGCACATTGACGGCCTGATCAACCGCGCCAAGTCCCTACTGGGCAAGGATTACCAGATTCCCTTTGCCAAGGGCTTGGATGAGATCCTCGGCGATATCCGCACCGATCTCGAAGAATTTGGCGTCCATTTTCAGGCCTGGTTCTCAGAGCGCAGCCTAACCGTCGACCCCAACCAAGTGGAAGCCGCCATTGCCCGCTTGGAAGACAAGGGCTTTATCGAAGTCCGCGACGGCGCCAAATGGTTTTTGTCCACCCAGTTTGGCGACGACAAAGACCGGGTGGTGCAGCGGGACAACGGCCAGACCACCTACTTTGCCTCCGATATTGCCTATCACCTCAATAAATTCGAACGGGGCTTCGATCGTGTGGTCAATATTTGGGGCGCCGATCACCACGGCTACATCGCCCGGGTGAAGGCGGCACTGCAGGCACTGGATGTGGATCCCGAGCGGCTGATTATCCGGCTTGTGCAGTTCGTCTCACTTTTCCGGGGCGATGAACAAGTACAGATGTCTACCCGCAGCGGCTCCTTTGTTACCCTGCGAGAGCTGCGCCAGGAAGTGGGCGACGACGCAGCGCGCTTCTTCTACATTATGCGCAAGGCGGACCAGGCCACCGACTTTGACCTGGAGCTGGCCAAGTCCCAGAGCAAAGACAACCCGGTGTACTACATTCAGTACGCCCACGCTCGGGTGGCCAGCATCCTGCGCAAGCTAGATGAAGCCGGCGAAGGCTGGAGTCAGGAAACCGGTTTGGCGGCCCTGCCGGTACTGAGTGAAGAAGTGGAAAAGCAACTGCTGGTGCGACTGGCCCGCTACCCCGAGGTATTGGCCAACGCCGCCGAGCAGTTCGAGCCCCACAGCCTCGCCCACTACCTGCGGGAACTGGCGGGAGAGTTCCACAGTTATTACAACGCCCACAAAATCCTGGGCGAAGAGCGGGCCCTGCGGGATGCACGTTTGGCCCTGTCAGTGGCAGTACAGCAAGTACTGCGCAATGGATTGAACCTGCTGGGCGTAAGCGCCCCGGAGGAAATGTAA